From Epinephelus lanceolatus isolate andai-2023 chromosome 12, ASM4190304v1, whole genome shotgun sequence, the proteins below share one genomic window:
- the LOC117272144 gene encoding macrophage mannose receptor 1-like, with protein sequence MDKVFSLRHLKRISTMKIACTTFVLLILTLQCLALDDSPFKLTNKDTGFCLVKRHDFCYYIRWTTGDRLLVPWLNKCLGVQGKSVGSEISLYDCDEKSDLQKWECKNGTVLALKDQKLYIELTADNTAVLSKTIGPNNHLTIEGTSSGACTRTYRELYTIGGNANGRVCMFPFLYKDQWYTECTMYDSSGSQPWCAVQTKFENQLWGFCPTNTRENWHKHITTGAYYQLNTQAALTWAQAEASCKQQVASLLSITDPHEQAYITALLGTGGNKLWTGLSKNQEHGWHWSNGKPYRYLNWDSGNPLPSPGHNCAIVDGEVQYSWQSSTCEKKRGYICYSEGAVTTPTQATETGFCSSPWIPYNGHCFHLHRDQQTWSNAQKACRKEEGDLVSIHNVEDQSFVISQLGYASTDELWIGLNDRKTERLFDWSDHSTVSFTSWESGKPAIFTDNEDCVLIRGENGNWADRACNEKHGFICMKTSASEPSGDEVDLNIGCKTGWKKHGSYCYFVGTQTKTFDEAKDDCKASDSYLADVSNGVDNAFLVSLVGMRPEKYFWLGLSNQRHIDYFLWTNTESVRFTHWNTGMPGQQQGCVAMTTGVFAGLWDVLPCTKKEKYICKHLAEGAVATHVPPTVPPPKCADGWTRIPTRNFCYKLFPESRSDWKTWYEAKDYCKAIGGDLLSIHNRLELIVGHRYDGNAWIGLNAPDPATGYIWTDGSPVNFQHWKEGEPNNKNNVEACAEFSLYEQTWSGSWNDVQCEKYNKWLCQIRAGATPKPPPEPVTPDHNKTADGWLELNGTQYYINSKGMAMEDARRFCQQKHGDLVSIGSESESVFLWKQISRSYSTYWIGLKVDLNGAFAWMDGSQMVYQRWDEGQPDFKNYDEQCVAMHYHNGFWHDYNCGHEHMSICKRSTGSPTTNATVAPTEAPKGGCPPNWKKFNSKCYSLITDQKLTWDAARKQCKAMGGNLASIPSRHVAVFLTTQMVETPTTDLWIGFRSSVSTGFYWTDGQPRRYVNLEFERRNSLAYFWERPWEYMDYQRYFELLRRQREFKCAVINTNPAHGIGTWIPKSCNDTTGFVCRRNVDPSLPDSPEPTTSSDYVKILNDSIKVVSQKMNWDGAMKHCEGDGARLASLRNKWTQTYAELLALTLKAPLWIGLNKAKTNGYFRYIDGWHMSLSQWGENEPSRNRSCVYVDVDGKWKTSDCMQTMNSVCMKSTDVPPTDITDFPGICPEDPDETNTDKIYTWLPFKGYCYIFFTDKRNWPDAAVSCSRHGGLLASIEDPSEQEFIKNNANIFKDSYRNFWIGLFKTLKGEWLWLDRTVMDYTNWAEEEPGYRSHGGLSTLDGTWSTGTENYRRPYICKTPKVLPPTQLPSSLPGSKHHQRGHIALAAVVVVMGLAMGVIVAFFICKKFNHRVPIPDMLTTFDNPLFFNNEQPPPDVADTSILVENAKEDNSDLVVIESDRTQALSRAHG encoded by the exons ATGGATAAAGTCTTCAGCTTAAGACATCTCAAAAGAATATCAACAATGAAGATAGCCTGTACAACCTTTGTGCTCCTCATCCTAACGCtccagtgtttggctttagATG ATTCACCATTTAAACTAACGAACAAAGACACTGGTTTTTGTTTGGTTAAAAGACATGACTTCTGCTATTACATACGCTGGACAACTGGGGACAGACTTCTGGTTCCCTGGCTCAATAAGTGCCTGGGAGTCCAAGGGAAAAGTGTGGGTAGTGAAATAAGCCTTTACGACTGTGACGAAAAGAGCGACCTCCAAAAATGGGAATGCAAGAATGGAACAGTGCTCGCCCTTAAAGACCAGAAGCTCTACATTGAGCTCACTGCAGATAACACAGCAGttctctccaaaacaatagGACCCAATAACCACCTCACAATTGAAGGGACATCCAGCGGTGCTTGTACAAGAACATACAGAG AACTTTACACCATTGGGGGAAATGCAAATGGTAGGGTCTGCATGTTTCCCTTTCTGTACAAAGACCAGTGGTACACAGAATGCACAATGTACGACTCCTCAGGAAGCCAACCTTGGTGTGCAGTTCAAACTAAATTTGAAAATCAACTCTGGGGCTTCTGCCCAACTAACA CTAGAGAAAACTGGCACAAACACATAACAACAGGAGCATATTACCAGCTCAACACACAAGCAGCTCTGACTTGGGCCCAGGCTGAAGCCAGCTGCAAACAGCAGGTGGCCTCCCTGCTCAGTATCACCGATCCTCACGAGCAGGCTTACATCACAG CACTACTAGGAACAGGGGGCAATAAGCTTTGGACTGGGCTGAGCAAGAACCAAGAACATGGCTGGCACTGGTCCAATGGGAAGCCTTACCGTTATCTGAACTGGGACTCAG GAAACCCACTGCCTTCTCCGGGACACAACTGCGCAATTGTTGATGGTGAGGTACAGTACTCCTGGCAAAGCTCAACGTGCGAAAAGAAACGTGGGTACATCTGCTACAGTGAGGGAGCTGTGACTACTCCTACTCAAG CTACCGAGACAGGATTTTGTTCAAGCCCGTGGATTCCCTACAATGGCCACTGCTTCCACCTTCATCGTGATCAGCAAACATGGTCTAATGCTCAGAAAGCGTGTCGCAAAGAAGAAGGGGACCTAGTGAGCATCCACAATGTGGAGGACCAAAGCTTTGTCATCTCTCAACTTGGCTATG CATCCACAGATGAACTTTGGATTGGACTGAATGACAGGAAGACAGAGCGTCTATTTGACTGGAGTGACCACTCTACTGTCAGCTTCACCAGCTGGGAATCTGGAAAACCTGCTATCTTTACTGACAACGAAGACTGTGTTCTCATCAGGGGAGAG aaTGGGAACTGGGCTGACCGCGCGTGCAACGAGAAACATGGTTTCATTTGTATGAAGACGAGTGCCTCTGAACCCTCTGGAGATGAAGTGGACCTGAATATTGGCTGCAAAACC GGGTGGAAAAAACATGGCTCCTATTGCTACTTTGTAGGAACACAGACAAAGACGTTTGATGAAGCCAAGGATGACTGCAAGGCCTCAGATTCCTACTTAGCTGATGTGTCAAATGG GGTGGATAATGCCTTCCTTGTTAGCTTGGTGGGGATGAGACCAGAGAAATACTTCTGGCTAGGCCTCTCAAACCAGAGACACATTGATTACTTTTTGTGGACCAACACAGAGTCAGTGAGGTTCACTCACTGGAACACTGGAATGCCAG GTCAGCAACAGGGctgtgttgccatgacaactGGAGTTTTTGCTGGCCTCTGGGATGTGCTGCCCTGCACCAAAAAGGAGAAATACATCTGCAAACACCTGGCAGAGGGGGCAGTTGCAACCCATGTACCACCAACGGTTCCTCCTCCCAAGTGTGCCGACGGCTGGACTCGAATACCAACAAGAAACTTCTGCTATAAG CTTTTTCCAGAGTCAAGGTCAGACTGGAAGACCTGGTATGAGGCCAAAGATTACTGCAAGGCCATTGGAGGAGACCTGCTCAGCATCCACAACAGACTTGAGCTAATAGTTGGACATCG GTATGATGGAAATGCGTGGATTGGACTTAATGCCCCGGACCCAGCCACCGGTTATATATGGACCGATGGATCCCCG GTAAACTTCCAACACTGGAAAGAAGGAGagccaaacaataaaaacaatgtggAAGCTTGTGCTGAATTCAGTCTATATGAGCAAACTTGGAGTGGGTCCTGGAATGATGTACAGTGTGAGAAGTACAATAAATGGCTGTGTCAGATCCGTGCAG GAGCAACTCCAAAGCCACCTCCAGAGCCTGTCACTCCTG aCCACAATAAGACAGCAGATGGGTGGCTAGAACTAAATGGGACTCAGTATTATATTAACAGCAAGGGAATGGCCATGGAAGATGCTCGCCGATTCTGCCAACAGAAGCATGGTGACCTGGTATCTATTGGCAGTGAATCTGAGagtgtatttttatggaaacaG ATATCCAGAAGTTATAGTACTTACTGGATAGGCCTGAAGGTAGACCTAAATGGAGCATTTGC TTGGATGgatggttctcaaatggtgtatCAAAGATGGGATGAAGGTCAGCCTGATTTCAAGAATTATGATGAGCAGTGTGTTGCCATGCATTATCATAATG GATTCTGGCATGATTATAATTGTGGGCATGAGCACATGTCCATTTGTAAACGCAGCACTGGCTCACCAACAACCAACGCCACTGTGGCACCCACAGAGGCCCCTAAAGGTGGCTGCCCACCCAACTGGAAAAAATTTAACTccaag TGTTACAGCCTCATTACCGATCAGAAATTAACATGGGATGCAGCGAGAAAACAATGCAAAGCCATGGGTGGAAACTTGGCCTCTATTCCCTCAAGACACGTGGCAG tgtttttgacGACTCAAATGGTTGAAACACCCACGACAGACCTTTGGATTGGTTTTCGCAGTTCAGTTTCAACTGGATTTTATTGGACTGATGGGCAACCAAGGAGATATGTCAACTTGGAATTTGAA AGACGCAACAGTCTAGCCTATTTTTGGGAAAGACCGTGG GAATACATGGATTATCAAAGATATTTTGAATTACTCAGGAGACAAAGAGAG TTTAAGTGTGCTGTGATAAATACAAACCCTGCCCATGGCATTGGGACATGGATACCAAAGTCTTGCAATGACACCACTGGATTTGTCTGTCGTCGAAATGTTG ACCCATCTCTCCCAGACTCCCCTGAACCGACAACCTCTTCTGattatgtcaaaatattaaATGACTCTATCAAGGTTGTTAGTCAAAAAATGAACTGGGACGGAGCCATGAAGCACTGTGAAGGTGATGGTGCCAGACTGGCTAGCCTACGAAACAAGTGGACACAGACCTATGCTGAGCTGCTGGCCTTGACTCTCAAAGCCCCTTTGTGGATTGGACTAAACAAAGCAAAG ACCAATGGGTATTTCAGATATATTGATGGCTGGCACATGAGCCTTTCTCAGTGGGGTGAAAATGAACCAAGCAGGAATCGATCTTGTGTCTACGTGGATGTGGATGGAAAATGGAAGACTAGTGACTGCATGCAGACCATGAATAGTGTTTGTATGAAGTCTACAG ACGTGCCACCGACAGACATCACTGATTTTCCTGGAATTTGCCCTGAAGACCCAgatgaaacaaacacagacaagatATACACCTGGCTACCATTTAAGGGTTACTGTTACATATTTTTCACAGACAAAAGAAATTGGCCAGATGCAGCTGTAAGCTGTAGCAGACATG GTGGATTACTAGCCAGTATTGAAGATCCCTCTGAGCAAGAATTCATTAAGAACAATGCAAATATATTTAAAGACAGCTACAGAAACTTCTGGATCGGCCTGTTTAAAACTCTCAAAG GGGAGTGGTTGTGGTTGGACAGAACAGTCATGGACTACACTAACTGGGCTGAAGAGGAACCTGGTTATCGCAGCCATGGAGGCCTTAGTACCTTGGATGGGACATGGAGTACAGGCACTGAGAATTATCGTAGACCATACATCTGCAAAACACCCAAAG TATTACCACCAACACAGTTACCATCATCACTGCCAGGAT CTAAACATCATCAACGTGGTCACATAGCTTTGGCGGCTGTGGTGGTCGTCATGGGGCTTGCCATGGGGGTAATCGTTGCCttcttcatctgcaaaaagttCAATCATCGTGTACCCATCCCTGATATGTTAACCACCTTTGACAACCCGCTCTTCTTCAACAATGAGCAGCCACCGCCTGATGTGGCTGACACCAGTATACTAGTTGAGAATGCAAAGGAAGACAACTCTGACCTTGTTGTAATTGAATCTGATAGGACACAGGCTCTATCTAGGGCTCATGGTTAG